The genomic region GATTACTCAAGAAAGTTATTTTTTGATAAATTTTCTGGTTCTGAAAGTGACTGTCCTgaagaattcaaacaagttttgAAAGAAATTGTTGATATATGTGGTGGTTTGCCGCTAGCAACAATCAACATAGCTAGTCATTTGGCAAACCAGGATACAGAAGTATCAATGGATTTTCTGGCATACACACGTGATACGCTGAGGTCCTATTTGTGGTCAAATTCTACTTTAGAAAGAACGAAACAAGTATTGAACCTCAGCTACAATAATCTTCCACATTATCTGAAGACATGTTTGCTGTATCTGCATATCTATCCAGAGGCCTCCATAATCTGGAAGGATGATCTGGTGAAGCAATGGGTGGCTGAAGGGTTCATTGCTACAAGAAAAGGGAGAAAGCAAGATCAAGAAATGATAGAGAAAGCTGCAGGACTCTATTTCGATGCACTTATTGAGAGAAGATTCATCCAACCTTCATATATCAACTACAACAATAAGGTGTTGTCCTGTACTGTTCATGAAGTAGTACGTGATCTTATTGCACACAAATCTGCAGAAGAGAATTTCATTGTGGTAGTAGATTGCAATCGGAAGAATATAGCACTTTCTCATAAGGTTCGTCGACTATCTCTCGTCTTTGGTGATGCAAAGTATGCCAAGATACCAGCAAACATCACAAAGTCACAAGTTCGGTCACTTAGATTTTCTGGATTATTTGAGTGCATGCCTTGTATTAGAGAATTCAAGGTTCTCCGTCTTCTGGACCTTCAACTATTTGGTTATTGTGGTGACCCTGACCCCATAGACCTCACTGGTATTTCAGAACTGTTTCAGCTGAGATATTTGAAGATTGCAAGTGATGTCTGTATAAGACCACCAAATCGTATGCAAGGCCTGAAATGTTTGGAAACACTGGATATTCTGAATGCAACAAGAGTCACTGCTATTCCATGGGATATTATGCATCTCCCACACTTGTTGCACCTGATTCTTCCTGTTGACACAAACCTGCTGGATTGGATTGGCAGCACGAGTGACTCTGTTATCCATGAGTGGAGCCTTGGCAAGCTGAACTACCTGCAGGATCTTCATCTCACTTTTTTTCCTACATTACCTTTTTACAATCATCTGGAGGCAAGCATGGAAGTTCTGGGTTCATTAATCGGAGGACATGGCAACCTCAAAACCATAGTAGTGGCTCATGGTTCTTCAGTTAAAAATATTGTGGATCATAGTATTGGCTATCGTGCTTCAAAAGCAATCATTCCATTGTTTTGCATGGCACCTCCCCCCCTTCTCCAGAGATTTGAGTTCTCACTGCACAACTGCTGCATATTCTCACAAATTCCTCCATGGGTTGAGAAACATGGCAACCTATGCATTTTGAAGATTCCGGTGAGGGAATTGATGATGATTTGTGTTGATATTCTTGGTGGATTGCATGCCCTGACTACTCTGTCACTGTATGTGGAAACGGCGCCCATTCACAAGATCATCTTTAACAAGGCTGCCGGGTTCTCAGTTCTAAAGTACTTCAAGTTGAGGTGCACGACTGGTATCCCATGGCTAAAATTTGAGGCGGATGCAATGCCTAATCTCTTGAAGCTCAAGCTAGTTTTCAATGCCATCCCACCAATGGACCAACCTCTCTTTTTTACTTCGGGCCAGCTACGACACAAAGTACGACATGAACATGGTACTGCAGTAATTAGCATCGAGCATATGCCAGGACTCAAAGAGATCTCTGCACAATTTAAGGGTGCAGTTTCTGATCTAGAGTATGCCTCGAGGACCTTCATCAGTAATCATCCAAGCAATCCCACAATCAACATGCAGTTGGTGGGTTGTAGTTCCAATGTTGACGGAAGCAGAAAACGGAAACAACAACCGGATAGCACTCTGAAGGATGAATACGCCAAGAGATTAGATATACCAGCTGATAAAAGGTAACAATTTTCCTTGTAAAAACAAAGAAATAAGCCCTGCTTTACTTCGGCTTGGATTCCTCAATTAACCTGACTCCATGTTCTAACTAAGCTAAATGATTGTTGAAATCAGGATTGCAACGTCGCTGGAGTTTTCTTCAAGTCTGGATGATCTGCCTATGTCTGTGTCCCAATTTTTTGACTATCCAGCTTTTTCTATCTGTCAACCTGTGGAGTCTTCTTCGAGGCTGGATGATGCAGGTATATCTGTAATCAACTTGTGCTGATAGAGAAGTTTTGCCTTTGAAGTTACTGCACCAAAGAAGATGTCTTAACCTGCCATTATTTTTCCAGAAATTACACCAAGCGGCAGTGATGAGGGGCGGGAACACATGTTCGACAAGGTGGTCAACCCAAGCGACGTGGGGAAGCTGAACCGGCTGGTGGTGCCGAAGCACTTTGCAGAGAAGTACTTCCCTCTAGATGCAGCGGCAAACGATAAGGGCATGCTGCTCAGCTTCGAGGATCGTGGGGGCAAGCTCTGGCGGTTCCGCTACTCCTACTGGAACAGCAGCCAGAGCTACGTCATGACCAAGGGGTGGAGCCGCTTTGTCAAGGAGAAGAAACTCAACGCAGGGGACACCGTTTCCTTCTGCCGGGGCGCCACCGAGGCCACGCGGGATCGCCTCTTCATCGACTGGAAGTGCCGGGCCGTAGTCCATGATTCGTTGCCAAAGGTAGACAGGCCGTCGAGGGCGGTCCAGAAGCGGGTGCGGCAGTTCGGAGTCAATCTCGACACCCAGCAGCCCCAAGGTGGCGAGTTAACCCACGATGCCAATGCCGGTGCAGCTGGAGTGGAGTCCTCAGCTGCTGCCTCATCACCGTCGTCCTCCCAGACAGAAGCACATTCCTCCTTGGATCTCGGTCTGTGAATGCGTGCCCAAGGAAAGTTCAACAGCACAATTCCTTCAGTTTGTCATCTTTATTTTCTTCTCCACCTTTTGTGGTTCTGTCTGTTATAACATTGATTGATATAGGCCAGCATTTAAGCTTCTGTTTAGGCCATTCAAATTCTTGGTGTTGGTTTCAGAATTAgtagatagagagagaatgaaattagGCGAATTAAACAAATCCTTCATGGATTTGTTTGGATTCAGTTGAAATTCCTTCATCTTCAGACTTTGCCACTATCGCAGACTTCGCAGTAGCTGGCTCGCTATTTTTCTGCGTTGTTCTTTTCTATTTCCAGTTATTAGTGTCTGTCTGCGAACTTGTGTTAATAGACAAGTTTGGTCATCAAGTTAATTAAGAAAGTTACTTTACTTCACCAACGAAGACGCAGCAACTGACCGTCATTTCTACAGAAACTTGAGCAAGACTGAATGCTATCTTCGCTAATGTACATCCCAGACATGGCGAATCATATTCCTCAATGGGCAAAGTCAAATGGAGGCTAGCCAAGGTACTACCAGGTTACGGGGGCTTGTTTCTGTTTATTGTGTGGGGTACTTGTACGTACCTCGTAGTACTCACTCCGTTCCTaattaagtactccctctgttctgtATTTACATGTTTATCCCGGATCCAAAATACACAGGCAAGCGATACACACTGAAATTGGAATCGGTCGCCGACGGGGCGGAGAGGCATGGCGGGCCTCCAGTAGACCGCAGCTGCTCGCCCGCGCACAGATTGTCAGCAGCAGATCAAGCTTCAGGTCTCCAGCAGATCGCCCGTGTAGCTTGGCCCAGTTTGTCTTCGTTTTGGGTCGCTGGCTCATCGGCGCCGCCCCCAGATCGAGCTCACCATCGGAAAATCTGCAAAAAAGGAGGGTGGGGAAAGTGAACGTGCGCGAGAGACCGGGGAACGTGCACGGGAGAGCCCTCTCCGACCGGGGGTACTTTTGGAAAGTGTGGAAATTGTTTGAACTGCGAAATTTTGTACCAAATTCTCTTAAACGGCTTATAAaacggaacagagggagtacaagatgTTTTAGATAATTTTATATATGGATTGAAGTGGGTCAACAACTAAACATACGCATTAAAATGGGTCTAGATATGTGCGAATCAGAAAAtgctaaaacatcttatatttatgaaggAACAGAGGTAGTAGTAGATTAGCTCAACCCACGCCGAAATCTGCTACACTCAACTAATTGTTCTTGGCATGTAGTACTATTCAAGTTATTAGGTGGCAGCTAGCTATGTGTGGGAGTGAAATAAACATATACTACCTCAACTTAGTATAAAATGCTTTTTTGATAGTGTtagaaaacgtcttatattaagttacagagAGAGTATCTCACTTGCCGTCATACGGTAACCTCTTTTACCAGGGCCAGGGTGGCCGCCGCCGCGTCTTCCCTCTTACTCTGTGACTAGCCTCCATCTCCTCTCCAATCGCTTGCACGCGACCCCCTCCCAAAAAGTGTGACAAGATtctcttaggcttgccaacttgtggctctcattttgaaaaACTAACCTTAAACAAGTTTGACAATATTGTATAGCAAAGCGTGGCATTGCTAGGCCTAGAACTTTGAATAGGTAGAATAGTCAACGAAAACCAATAAAAAATAATACTCCTTTTGTTTCTTCTGCACCGAAATCACTAGTTAAAAAGGGTACCCTTACAAAGTTCACCCATCCAACTTTTCTTAACACAGTACAAACACAGACGCTCATATGTACGCACATACACTCACcaatatgaacgcacacacgcaacTCTATCGCTATGAGCACATCCGAGAGACTAATCCGACACATCACCTTGAGATTGGCGAAGTTGCCACAGATGCCTTCGTAGTTGACGGGAACGCCGCCTtccactgaacgcacatcaccgGAAGGCCAAATAAATTCAGGACAATACATGCACCAGTGTCAAGTCAAGGACTTGAACCTTGGTGGGCTGGAGAACCTTGGTGGGCTGgagataccactgtcctcctaatcaTCCAACCATAGGTTTATTCGCACCTTTTTGGTTTGACAAATGACGCACTGCATGCGCGCCACTTGTCACAACATAGGAGTTCCTTTTTTTTGTCATACattcatttttttaaaacattttattTCTTGAATTGTGCATCCAAATACCGATCAATTTTCACTGTTGGATTTCGTGCTTCAATACatttgaaactagatcccatgttaggGGGTTTCAATTATCTTTTCTCATGAAAAAACCcgaaaaaagaataaaaacaagtacaaaaaaattgagaaaaaaaataaaatgatgaaAACAAAAAAATGTTCCCACAAAACGAAACAAAACACCAAAGAAAA from Triticum aestivum cultivar Chinese Spring chromosome 4A, IWGSC CS RefSeq v2.1, whole genome shotgun sequence harbors:
- the LOC123088457 gene encoding disease resistance protein RGA5-like, which gives rise to MRIGIDLTDEDEDEEPDLSKQKSLMHSAFIYDPTTATFSDPVARQRVGNSTVLEESCLLTSSDISMLSDGSVSASLGAMRPLVEKLDMLLASAQEYSSLPKRIKDGMQLLKHDVEVLSFYLDELAEVEDPPPMAKCWMNEAHDLSYDMEDYIDILLFVPPDHFIKKKKKRRRKKKMMIKKRLKWYKQIVCRAQVSEHGIKTSKIIHVNVPRLPSKPKIAKTISEFRSYVQEAIERYDRYSLQCCSTLRRRFLSTSIMLPMPYEEAAHIVIDGRMNEFINSLAANDAADQQQLKVVSVVGSGCLGKTTLANVLYDRIRMQFECRAFIQVSKNPDMKRLFRDLFLQLHKKKQPRPANCNDFDISDINISKHLQDKRYLIVIDDLWDASVWDIIKYAFPKGNCGSRIIITTQIDDVALTCCCDHSEHVFEMKPLDGDYSRKLFFDKFSGSESDCPEEFKQVLKEIVDICGGLPLATINIASHLANQDTEVSMDFLAYTRDTLRSYLWSNSTLERTKQVLNLSYNNLPHYLKTCLLYLHIYPEASIIWKDDLVKQWVAEGFIATRKGRKQDQEMIEKAAGLYFDALIERRFIQPSYINYNNKVLSCTVHEVVRDLIAHKSAEENFIVVVDCNRKNIALSHKVRRLSLVFGDAKYAKIPANITKSQVRSLRFSGLFECMPCIREFKVLRLLDLQLFGYCGDPDPIDLTGISELFQLRYLKIASDVCIRPPNRMQGLKCLETLDILNATRVTAIPWDIMHLPHLLHLILPVDTNLLDWIGSTSDSVIHEWSLGKLNYLQDLHLTFFPTLPFYNHLEASMEVLGSLIGGHGNLKTIVVAHGSSVKNIVDHSIGYRASKAIIPLFCMAPPPLLQRFEFSLHNCCIFSQIPPWVEKHGNLCILKIPVRELMMICVDILGGLHALTTLSLYVETAPIHKIIFNKAAGFSVLKYFKLRCTTGIPWLKFEADAMPNLLKLKLVFNAIPPMDQPLFFTSGQLRHKVRHEHGTAVISIEHMPGLKEISAQFKGAVSDLEYASRTFISNHPSNPTINMQLVGCSSNVDGSRKRKQQPDSTLKDEYAKRLDIPADKRIATSLEFSSSLDDLPMSVSQFFDYPAFSICQPVESSSRLDDAEITPSGSDEGREHMFDKVVNPSDVGKLNRLVVPKHFAEKYFPLDAAANDKGMLLSFEDRGGKLWRFRYSYWNSSQSYVMTKGWSRFVKEKKLNAGDTVSFCRGATEATRDRLFIDWKCRAVVHDSLPKVDRPSRAVQKRVRQFGVNLDTQQPQGGELTHDANAGAAGVESSAAASSPSSSQTEAHSSLDLGL